In a genomic window of Oncorhynchus keta strain PuntledgeMale-10-30-2019 chromosome 28, Oket_V2, whole genome shotgun sequence:
- the LOC118361392 gene encoding dual specificity protein phosphatase 7-like, giving the protein MTNVTPSKSVEWLQVELESGGSSLLLLDCRSHELYESSHIETAINLAIPGLMLRRFKKGNIPIRTIIPNHEDKEKFVRRCNTDTVILYDECTVDWQDGATGSVLGLLLQKLWDDGCKAYYLEGGFVKFQTEYSEHCETLLDSCCPSSSPPLSVLGFGSLRISSDLSDGESDREPSSATESEESPLPNNQPAFPVQILPYLYLGCAKDSTNLDVLGQYNIKYILNVTPNLPNMFEHDGLFKYKQIPISDHWSQNLSQFFPEAISFIDEARSKQCGVLVHCLAGISRSVTVTVAYLMQRLNLSLNDAYDFVKRKKSNISPNFNFMGQLLDFERTLGLHSPCDNRSSSNEQLYFTTPTNHNVFQLDTLEST; this is encoded by the exons ATGACTAATGTGACGCCGAGTAAAAGCGTGGAATGGCTGCAGGTAGAGTTGGAATCCGGGGGAAGTTCGCTGCTTCTGTTGGACTGCCGATCGCACGAACTTTATGAATCATCCCACATAGAAACGGCCATCAATTTGGCCATACCAGGCTTGATGCTGCGAAGGTTCAAGAAAGGCAACATACCCATCCGAACTATCATCCCCAACCACGAAGACAAGGAGAAATTCGTTAGACGTTGTAATACGGATACAGTGATTCTGTACGATGAGTGCACTGTGGACTGGCAGGATGGGGCCACTGGTTCGGTTCTGGGACTACTTCTTCAGAAACTATGGGACGACGGCTGTAAAGCATATTACCTGGAAG GTGGATTTGTGAAGTTTCAGACCGAGTACTCTGAGCACTGTGAGACCCTTCTGGACAGCTGCTGTCCCAGCTCTTCTCCACCACTGTCCGTCCTAGGCTTTGGAAGTCTCCGGATCAGTTCCGACCTCTCCGATGGTGAGTCGGACCGCGAGCCGAGCAGTGCGACCGAGTCTGAGGAGAGCCCCCTTCCCAACAACCAACCTGCCTTCCCAGTCCAGATCCTCCCCTACCTTTACCTGGGCTGTGCCAAAGACTCCACCAACCTGGATGTGCTGGGCCAGTACAACATCAAGTACATCCTGAACGTCACGCCCAACCTCCCCAACATGTTTGAACATGACGGCCTCTTCAAGTACAAGCAGATCCCCATCTCCGACCACTGGAGTCAGAACCTGTCCCAGTTCTTTCCAGAGGCCATATCCTTCATCG ATGAGGCTCGGTCCAAGCAGTGTGGCGTCCTCGTACACTGTCTGGCTGGCATCAGCCGCTCCGTTACCGTGACCGTGGCCTACCTGATGCAGAGGCTCAACCTGTCACTCAATGACGCCTACGACTTTGTCAAGAGGAAGAAgtccaacatctcccccaacttCAACTTCATGGGCCAGCTGCTGGACTTTGAGAGGACACTGGGGCTGCACAGCCCATGTGACAACCGCTCCTCGTCCAATGAGCAGCTCTACTTCACCACTCCGACCAATCACAATGTGTTCCAGCTGGACACGCTGGAGTCGACGTGA